Proteins encoded within one genomic window of Prauserella marina:
- a CDS encoding NAD(P)-dependent alcohol dehydrogenase, with amino-acid sequence MKAVRLHEYDKRPVVEEVPEPRIGGPLDVLVEIGGAGLCRTDLHIVEGQWEEKSGVRLPYTIGHENAGWVREIGSAVSNVAVGDPVILHPLATCGLCRACRAGDDVHCSNSTFPGIDSDGGMAELLLTNARSVVTLDPALRPADVAALADAGLTAYHAVRKAIPLLYPGTKVVVIGAGGLGHIGVQCLVALTSSEIIVVDRSPEALELAAGYGAAHPVLADGSHVEAVAELTGGEGAHVVLDFVGEKGAERDAVAMLRRAGSYFVIGYGGSLDIPTIDIISSEINVIGNLVGSYNDLAELMSLAASGKVSLHTTTYPLDAVNGAMDDLDNGRLTGRGILVP; translated from the coding sequence ATGAAGGCCGTCCGTCTGCACGAGTATGACAAGCGCCCCGTGGTCGAGGAAGTTCCCGAACCGCGCATCGGCGGACCGCTCGACGTACTCGTCGAGATCGGTGGCGCCGGACTGTGCCGCACCGATCTGCACATCGTCGAAGGGCAGTGGGAGGAAAAGTCCGGGGTCCGGCTTCCCTACACGATCGGACATGAGAACGCTGGCTGGGTACGGGAAATCGGCTCCGCTGTGTCCAATGTGGCCGTTGGTGATCCCGTCATTCTGCATCCGCTGGCCACCTGCGGTCTGTGCAGAGCATGCAGGGCGGGTGACGACGTGCACTGCTCGAACTCCACCTTCCCCGGTATCGACAGCGACGGCGGCATGGCCGAGTTGCTGCTCACGAACGCCCGTTCGGTCGTCACGCTCGACCCAGCGCTTCGCCCTGCCGACGTCGCCGCGCTCGCCGACGCGGGCCTGACCGCCTATCACGCCGTCCGCAAGGCGATCCCGTTGCTGTACCCGGGAACCAAGGTCGTCGTGATCGGCGCGGGCGGGCTCGGCCACATCGGGGTGCAGTGCCTCGTCGCGCTCACCTCCTCGGAGATCATCGTCGTCGACCGTTCACCGGAAGCGCTCGAACTGGCAGCCGGATACGGTGCCGCGCACCCGGTGCTCGCCGACGGTTCCCACGTGGAGGCGGTCGCCGAGCTGACGGGCGGCGAAGGCGCGCACGTCGTACTCGACTTCGTCGGCGAGAAGGGCGCTGAACGCGACGCGGTCGCCATGCTCAGAAGAGCCGGTTCCTACTTCGTCATCGGCTACGGAGGAAGCCTCGACATTCCCACCATCGACATCATCTCCAGTGAGATCAACGTGATCGGCAATCTCGTCGGCAGCTACAACGATCTCGCGGAACTGATGAGTCTCGCGGCGTCCGGCAAGGTCAGTCTGCACACGACGACCTATCCACTCGATGCCGTCAACGGGGCGATGGACGATCTCGACAACGGACGGCTGACGGGCCGCGGAATTCTCGTACCGTGA